The proteins below come from a single Deinococcus seoulensis genomic window:
- a CDS encoding universal stress protein, with protein MTDPTQSALNAATTTAPAGFQRVVVGVDFSESASHALDTARARFPGATLRLVHVTDARVTATPDLMGGVSAAMPDPTLLQTLEDADATRMQGVVREGEETELMVGDPVTGLLEAAASWGADLIVVGTHARGAIEHFFLGSTAEKVVARSPIPVLTVRGGNRPA; from the coding sequence ATGACCGACCCCACCCAGTCCGCCCTGAACGCCGCCACGACCACCGCACCGGCCGGATTCCAGCGGGTCGTGGTGGGCGTCGATTTCTCCGAGTCGGCCAGTCACGCGCTCGACACTGCCCGCGCCCGCTTTCCCGGCGCGACCCTGCGGCTGGTGCACGTGACCGACGCCCGTGTGACCGCCACGCCCGACCTGATGGGCGGCGTGAGCGCCGCCATGCCCGACCCGACCCTGCTGCAGACCCTCGAGGACGCCGACGCGACCCGCATGCAGGGCGTGGTCCGCGAGGGCGAGGAGACCGAACTGATGGTCGGTGACCCCGTGACCGGCCTGCTGGAAGCGGCGGCCAGCTGGGGCGCGGACCTGATCGTGGTCGGCACGCACGCGCGGGGCGCCATCGAACATTTCTTCCTGGGCAGCACCGCCGAGAAGGTCGTGGCACGCAGCCCCATCCCGGTCCTGACCGTGCGCGGCGGGAACCGCCCGGCATGA
- a CDS encoding GGDEF domain-containing protein: protein MTEQGGPFQQLERVRRRAYLLTALVASAAQLSILVVKVQTRHWQDVPSFALGTLVSLGIVVGIAWLRLPTARLNTGIATVITCATLLEFLPLVSAPVVGAQSHLTFIAQTALWFGLLRMRVAAPLTAAAYLGFAALVVTRPTHDLSLLWYLGCTTLVVGMVASFGQRVITYQQEAAAFQQDALTDPLTGLPNRRALLTRLRTLWGGQDFALLMLDLDHFKGVNDRFGHTAGDQVLAGTGAALLALIGPDRPDGTQLARWGGEEFMLLLPGVTARQAYAVTDRLQGATLPLEAGLPRVTFSAGAALSHEAVTLDDLLEQVDERLHAAKNAGRRQVRWVTDDPVPRDPAEVL from the coding sequence GTGACGGAGCAGGGAGGGCCATTTCAGCAACTGGAACGGGTACGCCGCCGCGCGTACCTGCTGACGGCCCTGGTCGCCTCGGCCGCGCAACTGAGCATCCTGGTCGTGAAGGTGCAGACCCGGCACTGGCAGGACGTGCCGTCGTTCGCGCTGGGCACGCTGGTGTCGCTGGGCATCGTGGTGGGGATCGCGTGGCTGCGCCTGCCGACCGCGCGGCTGAACACCGGCATCGCCACGGTGATCACCTGCGCGACCCTGCTGGAATTCCTGCCGCTGGTGTCGGCGCCCGTGGTGGGCGCGCAGTCGCACCTGACGTTCATCGCCCAGACGGCGCTGTGGTTCGGGCTGCTGCGCATGCGGGTGGCGGCCCCGCTGACCGCCGCTGCGTACCTGGGGTTCGCGGCGCTGGTCGTGACCCGCCCCACGCACGACCTGAGCCTGCTGTGGTACCTGGGCTGCACGACGCTGGTGGTGGGCATGGTCGCCAGTTTCGGGCAGCGGGTGATCACGTACCAGCAGGAGGCCGCCGCCTTCCAGCAGGACGCCCTGACGGACCCGCTGACCGGCCTGCCCAACCGCCGCGCCCTGCTGACCCGGCTGCGGACCCTGTGGGGCGGGCAGGATTTTGCGTTGCTGATGCTGGACCTCGACCATTTCAAGGGCGTGAACGACCGGTTCGGGCACACGGCCGGGGATCAGGTGCTGGCCGGGACCGGCGCGGCCCTGCTGGCCCTGATCGGCCCGGACCGCCCGGACGGCACGCAACTGGCCCGCTGGGGCGGCGAGGAGTTCATGTTGCTGCTGCCGGGCGTCACGGCGCGGCAGGCGTACGCCGTCACGGACCGCCTGCAGGGCGCCACGCTGCCGCTGGAGGCCGGGTTGCCGCGCGTGACGTTCAGCGCCGGGGCGGCCCTGTCGCACGAGGCCGTCACGCTGGACGACCTGCTGGAACAGGTGGATGAACGCCTGCACGCCGCCAAGAACGCCGGGCGGCGGCAGGTGCGCTGGGTGACGGACGACCCGGTGCCCCGCGACCCGGCCGAGGTCCTTTAG
- a CDS encoding lactate/malate family dehydrogenase, giving the protein MKVGVVGAGLVGATAAYALTLRGSCSEIVLTDQNDARARAEAQDIAHAAPVSHGARVSSGPLADLAGSAVVIVAAGANQKPGESRLDLLQKNAAIFRELIPQVVAAAPGATLLIATNPVDVLTDLTVRLAPGAAVMGSGTVLDSARFRHLIAEHAGVDGTHVHGYVLGEHGDS; this is encoded by the coding sequence ATGAAGGTCGGCGTGGTGGGGGCAGGACTGGTCGGCGCGACCGCCGCGTACGCCCTGACGCTGCGCGGCTCGTGCAGCGAGATCGTCCTGACGGACCAGAACGACGCGCGGGCGCGGGCCGAGGCGCAGGACATCGCGCACGCCGCGCCGGTCAGTCACGGCGCGCGGGTCAGCAGCGGCCCGCTGGCCGACCTGGCCGGCAGCGCCGTCGTGATCGTCGCCGCCGGAGCGAACCAGAAGCCCGGCGAGTCCCGCCTGGACCTGCTGCAGAAGAACGCCGCCATCTTCCGCGAGCTGATCCCGCAGGTGGTGGCCGCCGCGCCCGGCGCGACGCTGCTGATCGCCACGAACCCGGTGGACGTCCTGACCGACCTGACCGTGCGCCTCGCGCCGGGCGCCGCCGTGATGGGCTCCGGCACGGTCCTGGACAGCGCCCGGTTCCGGCACCTGATCGCCGAGCACGCCGGGGTGGACGGCACGCACGTTCACGGGTACGTGCTGGGCGAGCATGGGGACAGTGA